The Canis lupus familiaris isolate Mischka breed German Shepherd chromosome X, alternate assembly UU_Cfam_GSD_1.0, whole genome shotgun sequence genome has a segment encoding these proteins:
- the LOC612524 gene encoding putative protein SSX6, with translation MNKDSSFAKSSREDTQKSEKKCKAFKDISKYFSKEEWAKLGYSDKITYVYMKRNYDTMTGLGLRATLPAFMCPKKRAIKSKRHDSDENENHRNQNEPLQEVSNVKKRKHQKVMLKTVKEEEDSDPIPITPGFEQAQKVLCLPGKASTSDQQSEIIPGPKRGKNSIWAYRLRERKNLVVYEEISDPEEED, from the exons ATGAATAAAGACAGCTCCTTTGCAAAGAGCTCCAGGGAGGATACccagaaatcagagaagaaatgcAAG gcTTTCAAGGATATTTCCAAATACTTCTCTAAGGAAGAATGGGCAAAGCTTGGCTACTCAGATAAAATCACCTATGTGTACATGAAGAGAAACTATGACACCATGACTGGTCTAG GTCTCAGGGCCACCCTCCCAGCCTTCATGTGTCCTAAAAAACGTGCCATAAAATCCAAGAGGCATGATTCTGATGAAAATGAGAACCACAGGAATCAGA aTGAACCTCTTCAGGAGGTTTCcaatgtgaaaaagagaaaacaccagAAG GTGATGCTCAAAACGGTGAAGGAAGAAGAGGATTCAGACCCAATACCAATAACACCTGGATTTGAGCAGGCTCAGAAAGTGCTGTGCCTCCCTGGAAAAGCAAGTACCTCTGATCAACAGAGTGAGATAATACCAG GACCCAAGAGAGGGAAGAATAGTATTTGGGCCTACAGACTGCGGGAGAGGAAGAACCTAGTAGTGTATGAAGAGATCAGTGATCCTGAGGAAGAGGACTAA
- the SLC38A5 gene encoding sodium-coupled neutral amino acid transporter 5, whose protein sequence is MELQDPKINGALPADALGYRQEREGFLPSHPPAPGRKPIEFMDFEGKTSFGMSVFNLSNAIMGSGILGLAYAMAHTGILFFLALLLCIALLSSYSIHLLLTCAGVVGIRAYEQLGQRALGPVGKVVVAAVICLHNVGAMSSYLFIIKSELPLVIGTFLDMDPEGGWFLKGNLLIIIVSVLIILPLALMRHLGYLGYTSGLSLTCMLFFLISVIYKKFQLGCAVSFNETAVDSKNPSGLPIQGLNRSCEAQMFTVDSQMFYTVPIMAFAFVCHPEVLPIYTELCRPSKHRMQAVANVSIGAMFCMYGLTATFGYLTFYNSVEAEMLHMYSQQDLLILCVRLAVLLAVTLTVPVVLFPIRRALQQLLFPSRDFSWPRHVAIALILLVLVNVLVICVPTIRDIFGVIGSTSAPSLIFILPSIFYLRIVPSEVEPLYSWPKIQALCFGLLGVLFMAISLGFMFANWATGQSQVSGH, encoded by the exons ATGGAACTGCAAGATCCAAAGATAAATGGAGCCCTCCCTGCGGATGCTCTGGG cTACAGGCAGGAACGCGAGGGCTTCCTGCCCAGTCATCCTCCTGCTCCGGGGCGGAAGCCGATTGAGTTCATGGAT TTCGAGGGGAAGACATCGTTTGGAATGTCAGTGTTCAATCTTAGCAACGCCATCATGGGTAGTGGCATCCTGGGACTGGCCTATGCCATGGCCCATACGGGGATCCTCTTCTTCTT GGCCCTGCTGCTGTGCATTGCACTTCTGTCTTCGTACTCCATCCATCTCCTGCTGACCTGTGCTGGTGTTGTAG GCATCCGAGCATATGAGCAGCTGGGACAGAGGGCGCTGGGGCCTGTGGGGAAGGTAGTGGTGGCTGCCGTGATCTGTCTGCACAATGTTGGGG CCATGTCCAGTTACCTGTTCATCATCAAATCCGAACTCCCCCTGGTTATCGGCACCTTCTTGGACATGGACCCCGAGGG GGGCTGGTTCTTGAAGGGAAACCTCCTCATCATCATTGTCAGTGTGTTAATCATCCTGCCACTGGCCCTCATGAGACACTTGG GCTACCTGGGGTATACCAGTGGTCTCTCTTTGACCTGTATGCTGTTTTTCCTTATTTCG gtCATCTATAAAAAGTTCCAGCTTGGCTGTGCTGTAAGTTTCAACGAAACCGCAGTGGACAGCAAGAACCCCTCAGGTCTTCCCATCCAGGGACTCAACAGAAGCTGTGAGGCCCAGATGTTCACAGTTGACTCACAG ATGTTCTACACAGTGCCCATTATGGCTTTTGCCTTCGTCTGCCACCCTGAGGTGCTGCCCATCTACACAGAGCTCTGCCG GCCCTCCAAGCACAGAATGCAGGCCGTGGCCAACGTGTCCATTGGGGCCATGTTCTGCATGTATGGGCTCACGGCGACCTTTGGATACCTTACCTTCTACA ATAGCGTGGAGGCGGAGATGCTGCACATGTACAGCCAACAGGACCTGCTCATCCTCTGCGTGCGCTTGGCTGTGCTGCTTGCGGTGACTCTTACTGTGCCAGTCGTGCTGTTTCCT ATCCGCCGGGCCCTGCAGCAGCTGCTCTTCCCAAGCAGGGACTTCAGCTGGCCACGGCATGTGGCCATAGCCCTGATCCTGCTTGTCTTGGTCAACGTTCTTGTCATTTGCGTGCCAACCATCCGGGATATCTTTGGGGTTATTG GGTCCACCTCAGCCCCCAGCCTCATCTTCATCCTTCCTAGCATCTTCTACCTCCGCATTGTCCCATCTGAGGTGGAGCCCCTCTACTCCTGGCCTAAGATCCAG GCTCTGTGTTTTGGTCTCCTGGGGGTCCTCTTCATGGCAATCAGTCTAGGCTTTATGTTTGCCAACTGGGCCACAGGCCAGAGCCAAGTGTCTGGACACTGA